In Marivirga salinae, a single window of DNA contains:
- a CDS encoding THUMP-like domain-containing protein produces the protein MELSVKEEYWKFIKDHEQDIPAQLVLKQKQFPDLPLKELVSQIASRQKAKTKLPEWYAEKVWFPPKLSLEQCSSQATAKFKASLISGNSFADLTGGFGIDTYYLSQNFAESYYVEQQEELCKLANYNFDVLNSKIEINHSQSEEFLKNLQKPLDWIYLDPARRGDRNQKVFLWEDCSPNLVELLPLLFEKAQNIMVKAAPMQDISRAIAELENKVKAVYIIEWQGEVKELLYILSKEAVENPEIHAVQISENGTPIFTFTANKLKEAEISINYELPQQYLYEPSPAMMKAGFFKQLAQNFQLSKLHPNTHLFTSNEIKEDFPGRVFKIENQVPVQKKELKKYIPEMKANLASRNFPMPIAQLKKKLGLKDGGEHYLFATTLKNVEKILLLCKKLK, from the coding sequence ATGGAATTGAGCGTTAAAGAAGAATATTGGAAATTCATAAAAGACCATGAGCAGGATATTCCTGCTCAATTGGTTTTAAAGCAAAAGCAATTTCCAGATTTACCTTTAAAGGAACTTGTTTCCCAAATTGCATCTCGCCAAAAAGCAAAAACAAAATTACCTGAATGGTACGCTGAAAAAGTTTGGTTTCCTCCTAAGTTATCTTTAGAACAATGCAGTTCTCAGGCTACTGCAAAATTCAAAGCCAGTTTAATCTCAGGAAATAGCTTTGCTGATTTAACTGGGGGTTTTGGAATTGACACTTATTATCTCTCTCAAAATTTCGCGGAAAGTTATTATGTAGAACAACAAGAGGAGCTATGTAAATTGGCTAACTATAACTTTGATGTTCTAAACAGTAAAATTGAAATCAACCATTCGCAGTCTGAAGAATTTCTCAAAAACCTTCAAAAACCTTTAGACTGGATATATCTTGATCCTGCCAGAAGAGGAGACCGCAATCAAAAAGTATTTTTATGGGAGGATTGCAGTCCAAATTTAGTGGAGCTTTTGCCTCTGCTTTTTGAAAAAGCACAAAACATCATGGTGAAAGCAGCACCTATGCAGGATATTAGCCGAGCAATAGCTGAACTTGAAAATAAAGTAAAGGCTGTTTACATCATCGAATGGCAAGGAGAAGTAAAGGAATTGCTTTACATATTGAGCAAAGAGGCGGTGGAGAACCCGGAAATTCATGCTGTTCAGATATCAGAAAATGGAACTCCTATTTTCACATTTACTGCGAATAAATTAAAAGAAGCTGAGATTTCTATAAACTATGAATTACCTCAGCAATATTTATATGAACCTTCGCCCGCCATGATGAAAGCAGGATTTTTCAAGCAATTGGCTCAAAATTTTCAGCTTTCGAAGCTTCATCCCAATACTCATCTATTTACTTCCAATGAAATTAAAGAAGATTTTCCTGGCAGGGTATTTAAAATAGAAAATCAGGTTCCGGTACAAAAGAAGGAATTGAAAAAATACATTCCTGAAATGAAAGCGAATTTAGCAAGCCGAAATTTTCCTATGCCGATTGCACAATTGAAGAAGAAATTGGGATTGAAAGATGGGGGAGAACACTATCTTTTTGCTACAACTTTGAAGAATGTGGAGAAGATTTTATTGCTTTGTAAGAAGTTGAAGTAA
- a CDS encoding lamin tail domain-containing protein → MIKKILILSILLYSSYFNLYAQLLQDDFSDGNFSNNPEWTGDTNDFIVNESSQLQLNFEEESLRPAYLSTLTENGNLDEKEWRFDVSLDFSPSNSNKVEIYLISTTADLRDFEIDGSIQEGYYLEIGENGSDDGISLFYRNGDNKTLIARGGDGDFASAFDVRIRVRRDAEANWEIGIDPNKGENFRTIATGNEASFNETAYSGFICYFTSSRSNSFYFGNIYLGDYVFDTIPPEILEYEILSANEIQLLFSEEITESSATDINSYLLSPGEILPSTIQHNEDTVWLNFQEGFESGVNHRLAVEGISDLEGNILESDSIEFFYFEVEEAEIGDVIITEFFPDPTPVLGLPDEEFVEIYNRSDKFIDLENWEISDNTSSSGTLPSYILYPGEHLILAPSSAEESYADFGEVLIPSSWRALNNGEDSVIIKNPEGIQMDGLGYNLSWYQDEEKSEGGYSIEIINPNLPCFDQNNWRASEAIAGGTPGRENSIVDLEFTGNAPEIISFKATSPTQLEIQFDKKMNLNSLSNAEYIVTPENEITEILVEEAFDNSVKLNLANELVNQINYEITINEVEDCNGNISENLSSGLLYDIVPPHFDSLLFLSDSILLLTFDEPLDTASAENPDNYDLSPQINLQEAQLWSENKVVLIWENDWVAGFPYFLTINGVSDLSKNALVDFQQQTILTSPAKPSFNELIITEIMANPNEDQQLPNRQYVEIYNPTDQLFSLTDVKFMDERDTASLGLNYIEAGEYLLLAPSSAQEDLSPYARVIGLSPWPNLNNRGDDLQLITDESIINQAFYRDSWYKENFKYDEGGWSLEIIDVRNPCLGFSNWRASIADGQGTPGLKNSVIEENIDQNGPELVNAFAPNSTEVIAYFNEVIAITQIRRNQFSISPSIQIESVDMLDLSSVKLKLADELKVKVRYNLSANNLTDCVGNLINSDANQVNFALSEPPEQGDIVLNEVLYDQKSGGTDFIELLNISGKYINLSGWTIEGNSDENVILENENVIIAPGQHLALTSDKASTLKDYPTSHVKGNIIEANLPTLTNAEGIVRVVSANQELEEYFEYSDDLHLPFLRTVDGVSLERIHPEAPINKADSWSSAASAVGYATPGKANSQFTVENTSYGNIEANPKTFAHNQPGRNFTLINYSLEDAGTKATVKIFDMKGTIVNTLANNETLSKTGFFRWDGVDSNGRKVRTGYYIIYFELFTAEGNTRVVKERVAVGF, encoded by the coding sequence ATGATAAAAAAGATACTGATCCTGAGTATTTTATTGTACAGTTCTTATTTCAACCTATACGCCCAATTACTCCAAGATGATTTTTCGGATGGTAATTTTAGTAATAATCCTGAATGGACAGGAGATACCAATGATTTTATTGTAAATGAATCCTCTCAATTACAACTCAATTTTGAGGAAGAATCCTTGCGTCCTGCTTATTTATCTACTTTAACAGAAAACGGTAATCTCGATGAAAAAGAATGGCGCTTTGATGTGAGTCTGGATTTTAGTCCTTCTAATTCGAATAAAGTCGAAATTTATCTAATCAGTACCACTGCTGATTTGCGAGATTTTGAAATTGACGGGAGTATTCAAGAAGGTTACTATCTGGAAATAGGAGAAAACGGTAGTGATGACGGTATTAGTCTCTTTTATAGAAATGGAGATAACAAAACATTAATCGCTAGGGGAGGAGATGGTGATTTTGCCTCTGCTTTTGATGTTCGCATTCGAGTCAGAAGGGATGCAGAAGCAAACTGGGAAATTGGCATTGACCCAAACAAAGGTGAAAATTTTAGGACCATAGCTACTGGAAATGAAGCTAGTTTTAATGAAACGGCTTATTCGGGTTTTATCTGTTATTTTACTTCCAGCCGAAGTAATAGCTTTTATTTTGGTAATATTTATTTGGGAGATTATGTATTTGACACCATTCCTCCAGAGATTTTAGAATACGAAATTTTAAGTGCAAATGAGATTCAATTATTGTTTTCAGAAGAAATTACCGAATCATCAGCCACGGATATCAATAGTTATCTATTAAGCCCAGGAGAAATTTTACCTTCTACTATTCAGCATAATGAAGATACTGTTTGGCTTAATTTTCAGGAAGGATTTGAAAGTGGAGTTAACCATAGGTTGGCGGTGGAAGGCATAAGCGATTTAGAGGGAAATATACTAGAGTCAGATTCTATTGAATTTTTCTATTTTGAAGTAGAAGAGGCAGAAATTGGAGATGTCATTATTACTGAATTTTTTCCTGACCCAACTCCTGTTTTGGGGTTGCCGGATGAAGAATTTGTGGAGATCTACAATCGCTCTGATAAGTTTATTGATTTAGAGAATTGGGAAATTTCTGATAATACTTCTTCCTCAGGTACATTGCCTTCCTATATTTTATATCCTGGAGAACATTTGATTTTGGCTCCTTCCTCAGCTGAAGAAAGCTATGCGGACTTTGGTGAAGTATTAATTCCCTCTTCATGGCGGGCACTTAACAATGGTGAAGATAGTGTGATCATCAAAAATCCAGAAGGTATTCAAATGGATGGATTGGGATATAATTTAAGTTGGTACCAAGATGAGGAAAAGTCAGAAGGGGGCTATTCCATTGAAATTATCAATCCAAATTTGCCTTGTTTTGACCAAAATAACTGGCGAGCTTCAGAGGCTATTGCTGGTGGAACTCCCGGGAGAGAGAACAGTATTGTAGATTTGGAATTTACGGGTAATGCTCCTGAAATAATTTCTTTCAAAGCAACTTCTCCCACTCAATTAGAAATTCAATTTGACAAAAAGATGAATCTAAATTCATTGTCAAATGCGGAATATATTGTCACTCCTGAAAATGAAATCACAGAAATTTTGGTGGAGGAAGCGTTTGATAATTCGGTAAAGTTAAACCTAGCAAATGAATTAGTAAATCAGATTAACTATGAAATCACTATTAATGAGGTTGAGGATTGCAATGGTAATATTTCTGAAAATCTGAGTTCAGGCCTTTTATATGATATCGTTCCTCCACATTTCGATTCTCTATTATTTCTTTCAGATTCTATTTTGCTTTTGACTTTTGATGAGCCTTTAGACACAGCAAGTGCCGAGAATCCTGATAATTATGATTTATCTCCTCAAATAAATTTACAGGAAGCGCAGCTATGGAGTGAAAATAAAGTTGTGCTGATTTGGGAAAATGATTGGGTAGCAGGATTTCCTTATTTTTTAACAATAAATGGAGTATCTGATTTATCAAAAAATGCTTTAGTAGATTTCCAGCAGCAAACCATTTTGACCAGTCCAGCAAAACCTAGTTTTAATGAACTTATCATTACAGAAATAATGGCAAACCCGAATGAAGATCAGCAATTGCCTAATCGCCAATATGTGGAAATTTACAATCCAACAGACCAACTATTTTCGCTGACGGATGTCAAATTTATGGATGAGCGAGATACGGCTAGCTTAGGCTTAAATTATATTGAAGCAGGGGAATATTTGTTATTGGCTCCAAGTTCTGCTCAAGAAGATTTAAGTCCTTATGCAAGGGTAATTGGGTTAAGCCCGTGGCCAAATCTCAATAATAGAGGGGATGATTTACAATTAATCACAGATGAAAGCATTATCAATCAAGCATTTTATAGAGACAGCTGGTACAAAGAAAATTTCAAATATGATGAAGGCGGATGGTCATTGGAAATAATTGATGTCCGTAATCCTTGTCTTGGATTTTCCAATTGGAGAGCTTCAATTGCTGATGGACAAGGCACACCAGGATTGAAAAATTCAGTAATAGAAGAGAATATAGACCAAAACGGGCCTGAATTGGTAAATGCATTTGCTCCAAATTCAACAGAAGTTATTGCTTATTTTAATGAGGTTATAGCTATCACCCAAATCCGAAGAAATCAATTCAGTATCAGTCCTTCTATTCAAATCGAAAGCGTAGATATGTTGGACTTAAGTTCAGTAAAACTAAAATTAGCAGATGAATTAAAAGTAAAAGTTCGCTATAATTTAAGTGCTAATAACTTGACTGACTGTGTAGGAAACCTCATCAATTCAGATGCTAATCAAGTGAATTTTGCTTTATCAGAACCGCCCGAACAAGGTGATATAGTCTTAAATGAAGTGCTGTACGACCAAAAATCTGGAGGAACTGATTTTATTGAGTTACTGAATATTTCGGGTAAATATATTAACCTAAGCGGTTGGACGATAGAAGGTAATAGTGATGAAAATGTGATTTTGGAAAATGAAAATGTAATCATAGCACCAGGCCAACATTTGGCTTTAACTTCTGATAAAGCAAGCACCCTTAAAGATTATCCCACTTCTCATGTTAAGGGAAATATCATAGAAGCGAATTTGCCTACTTTAACGAATGCAGAAGGAATAGTAAGAGTAGTTTCAGCCAATCAGGAATTAGAGGAATATTTCGAATATTCGGATGATTTGCATTTGCCATTTTTACGCACAGTGGATGGTGTATCATTGGAAAGAATCCATCCTGAAGCGCCTATAAATAAAGCAGATTCATGGAGTTCTGCTGCTTCAGCAGTGGGCTATGCCACGCCTGGAAAAGCTAATTCTCAATTCACCGTGGAAAACACTAGTTATGGCAATATTGAAGCCAATCCAAAGACTTTTGCGCATAATCAGCCAGGCAGAAATTTCACTTTAATCAATTATAGTTTGGAAGATGCTGGTACAAAAGCCACGGTAAAAATATTCGATATGAAAGGCACCATAGTTAACACCTTGGCCAATAATGAAACGCTAAGCAAGACAGGCTTTTTCCGCTGGGATGGAGTAGATTCCAATGGCAGAAAAGTAAGAACTGGCTATTATATAATTTACTTTGAACTTTTCACTGCGGAAGGAAATACGAGGGTGGTGAAGGAACGGGTGGCTGTGGGGTTTTAG
- a CDS encoding DUF6340 family protein, whose protein sequence is MKKYYIIFILATVLFSSCMKSVSINTLRPADINIPNEIQSIVLVDRTAYEKEAIGVIEGILTGEGINEDQDGVMTMFSSLQNSLRVSPRFDAVLASEKLKGQTILGSFPEPLDWRQVDQLTRKYNTDGLLAIEIFDSNFIVTNGKRKNTRTVEDEEGNKREEEYTEFFAEGVGNTRIGIRLYDAKNRTVIDQDIYTENKTWEASATSLKEALAQLVSKSQATKYLAQAVGNNYAIKIAPMPVRISRSYYTKPKKNAYLSKGARQASVNQWESAISTWKTGLRSTSDTKESGRMAYNIAVGYEIIGDLFLAHEWAGRSFVDYGNKKGRSYASQLNNRMITEEILDEQLRLPEPKTQNNKQNDIQIKEKQEKPTKEKPTIQLKVKDN, encoded by the coding sequence ATGAAGAAGTATTACATCATTTTTATTCTAGCAACTGTACTTTTTTCATCTTGTATGAAATCAGTTTCTATCAATACTTTGCGCCCAGCAGATATCAACATTCCTAATGAAATTCAATCCATAGTATTGGTGGATAGAACTGCATATGAAAAAGAGGCAATTGGCGTTATTGAAGGGATTCTGACAGGAGAAGGGATTAATGAAGATCAAGATGGTGTGATGACCATGTTTTCCAGTTTACAAAATAGTTTGCGGGTTTCTCCTCGATTTGATGCTGTATTGGCATCTGAAAAACTAAAGGGTCAAACTATTTTAGGCTCATTTCCTGAACCGCTAGATTGGCGGCAAGTTGATCAATTAACCAGAAAGTATAATACTGATGGTTTATTGGCTATAGAAATATTTGATAGCAATTTTATCGTGACAAATGGAAAACGAAAAAACACTAGAACTGTAGAGGATGAAGAGGGTAATAAAAGAGAGGAAGAGTATACTGAATTTTTTGCTGAAGGAGTGGGAAATACCAGAATAGGTATTCGTTTGTATGATGCTAAAAACAGAACCGTAATTGATCAGGACATTTATACTGAAAATAAAACTTGGGAAGCTTCTGCCACTAGTTTGAAGGAAGCTTTGGCTCAACTCGTAAGTAAATCTCAAGCGACAAAATATTTAGCTCAAGCAGTTGGAAATAATTATGCAATCAAAATTGCTCCAATGCCTGTCAGGATTTCAAGAAGCTACTATACCAAGCCGAAAAAAAATGCCTATTTAAGCAAAGGAGCCAGACAAGCAAGTGTAAACCAATGGGAGTCTGCTATTTCTACCTGGAAAACAGGATTAAGAAGCACATCTGATACTAAAGAAAGCGGTAGAATGGCCTATAATATTGCAGTTGGGTATGAGATAATAGGTGACTTATTTCTAGCGCATGAATGGGCAGGAAGATCTTTTGTTGATTATGGGAATAAAAAAGGAAGAAGTTATGCCAGCCAGCTTAATAACCGCATGATTACAGAAGAAATATTGGATGAACAATTACGTCTGCCTGAACCTAAAACTCAAAATAACAAACAGAACGACATCCAAATTAAAGAGAAACAAGAAAAGCCTACCAAAGAAAAGCCCACCATACAACTTAAAGTGAAAGACAATTGA
- a CDS encoding 1-aminocyclopropane-1-carboxylate deaminase/D-cysteine desulfhydrase, with protein sequence MSVKKFFSPDDVPIQRVQFAGLIFDILRLDKIHQGASGNKFFKLKYNFLEAEKNGHKKILTFGGAFSNHIVATAISARKSGFQSIGIIRGEVVENPTLNLAKKYGMELYFINREDYRKKNTVEFLDDLKRKYDNPFIIPEGGTNDLALNGTAEIHDFIPKHYNLIAACFGTGGTLAGLIEGKAEHQKILGISVLKGDWVKDELKNLIGNDNGNWDLTTKYHFGGYAKWKQELIDFIIEFYEKTAIPLDPVYTGKMIYGLMMEWKKDNISSDDHILAIHSGGVQGIVGFNQRFGFDLPVR encoded by the coding sequence ATGTCTGTCAAAAAATTCTTTTCGCCTGATGATGTACCCATTCAAAGGGTTCAATTTGCCGGATTGATATTTGATATCCTACGATTGGATAAAATCCACCAAGGAGCATCAGGAAATAAGTTTTTTAAACTCAAGTATAATTTTTTGGAAGCGGAAAAAAATGGGCATAAAAAAATATTAACTTTTGGGGGTGCTTTTTCCAATCATATTGTGGCAACAGCTATTTCAGCAAGAAAAAGTGGTTTCCAATCTATAGGTATTATTAGAGGAGAGGTAGTAGAAAATCCAACCTTAAATCTGGCGAAAAAGTATGGTATGGAGCTTTACTTTATTAATAGGGAAGACTATCGAAAGAAAAATACAGTTGAGTTTTTAGATGATTTAAAAAGGAAATATGATAACCCATTCATTATTCCTGAAGGTGGTACAAACGATTTGGCATTAAATGGTACTGCTGAAATCCATGACTTTATTCCAAAGCACTATAATTTGATAGCGGCATGTTTCGGTACTGGTGGAACCTTAGCGGGTTTAATCGAAGGCAAAGCCGAGCACCAGAAAATTTTAGGAATTTCAGTTTTAAAGGGAGATTGGGTAAAAGATGAGTTGAAAAACTTAATAGGGAATGATAATGGCAACTGGGATTTGACCACAAAATACCACTTCGGAGGTTATGCGAAATGGAAACAAGAGTTAATAGATTTTATAATTGAATTTTATGAAAAAACGGCTATCCCACTTGATCCTGTTTATACTGGCAAAATGATATATGGCTTAATGATGGAATGGAAAAAAGATAATATCTCATCCGATGATCATATTCTGGCTATTCATTCAGGGGGGGTACAAGGAATTGTTGGATTTAATCAACGCTTTGGATTTGATTTACCTGTAAGGTAG
- the rlmB gene encoding 23S rRNA (guanosine(2251)-2'-O)-methyltransferase RlmB codes for MAAFNKRPKLNDKDYIFGTRAVIEAIHSGKEMDNIYIEKDVRNELVSELMELCKERKVPYTKVPIEKLNRITMKNHQGVIAMVSAVSYASLDNVINEAYAKGKDPLILILDRVTDVRNFGAIARSAECAGVDAIVIPFKGSAQINSDAVKTSAGALHYIPVCRENSLKGTVEYLQKSGLQVVACTEKGKDLIYDTPMAQPLAIILGSEEDGISNDLIRTADFLAKIPTTGKIASLNVSVSGAIAIFEAVRQRSVINN; via the coding sequence ATGGCAGCATTTAACAAAAGACCAAAACTCAACGATAAGGACTATATTTTCGGCACACGAGCTGTCATAGAAGCCATTCATTCCGGTAAGGAAATGGATAATATCTACATTGAAAAGGATGTCCGGAATGAATTGGTAAGCGAATTGATGGAACTTTGCAAGGAACGAAAAGTGCCTTATACTAAAGTTCCGATTGAAAAGCTTAATCGCATCACAATGAAGAACCATCAAGGTGTAATTGCGATGGTTTCAGCCGTTAGTTATGCTTCTCTGGATAATGTGATTAATGAAGCATATGCCAAAGGCAAAGATCCTTTAATTTTAATTTTGGATAGAGTTACGGATGTGAGAAATTTTGGTGCCATCGCCCGATCAGCCGAATGCGCTGGGGTAGATGCAATTGTGATTCCTTTTAAAGGAAGTGCTCAAATAAATTCAGATGCAGTCAAAACTTCTGCAGGTGCATTGCATTACATTCCAGTTTGCAGAGAAAACAGTTTGAAAGGCACTGTAGAATATTTACAAAAAAGTGGGTTACAAGTTGTTGCTTGTACTGAGAAAGGGAAAGATTTGATTTACGATACACCTATGGCACAGCCTTTAGCTATCATTTTGGGTTCGGAGGAAGATGGTATAAGTAATGATTTAATTAGAACAGCCGATTTTTTAGCTAAAATCCCTACAACCGGTAAAATTGCTTCTTTGAATGTATCCGTTTCTGGAGCGATTGCTATTTTTGAAGCTGTCCGCCAACGAAGTGTAATTAATAATTAA
- a CDS encoding aspartate-semialdehyde dehydrogenase codes for MKIAVVGATGLVGGEMLKVLDERNVQFDELLLVASARSAGKKMSFKGKEYTVITLEEAVEAKPDLALFSAGGNTSLEWAPKFEEIGTVVIDNSSAWRMNDRIKLIVPEINGHELKIDHRIIANPNCSTIQMVMALAPLHKKYKMQRIVVSTYQSVTGTGKAAVDQLMDERAGKEGEKVYPHPIDMNALPHIDVFLENDYTKEEMKMVNETKKIFSDNSIGLTATCVRLPVMGGHSESVNVTFENDFDVAEVKEILANTPGIVLQDDPKNNVYPLPLNAHGKDEVFVGRIRRDESAKNTLNMWIVADNLRKGAATNAVQIAEYMIEHSLVHPYGIER; via the coding sequence ATGAAAATAGCTGTTGTAGGTGCCACTGGCTTAGTGGGTGGTGAAATGTTAAAGGTTTTGGACGAAAGAAATGTCCAATTTGATGAATTACTTTTAGTAGCTTCAGCTCGTTCTGCGGGTAAGAAAATGAGCTTTAAGGGTAAGGAATATACTGTTATCACTTTGGAAGAAGCCGTGGAAGCCAAGCCAGATTTAGCTTTATTTTCAGCTGGAGGTAACACTTCTTTAGAATGGGCTCCAAAATTCGAAGAGATTGGGACTGTCGTAATTGACAACAGCTCAGCCTGGAGAATGAATGACCGCATTAAATTGATTGTCCCTGAAATCAACGGGCATGAATTGAAAATTGACCATCGTATAATTGCTAATCCAAACTGTTCTACCATTCAGATGGTAATGGCTTTAGCTCCTTTACATAAAAAATACAAAATGCAACGCATTGTGGTTTCTACTTATCAATCCGTAACGGGAACTGGGAAAGCAGCCGTTGATCAACTGATGGATGAAAGAGCTGGAAAAGAAGGAGAAAAAGTTTATCCACACCCAATTGATATGAATGCATTGCCTCATATAGATGTGTTTTTGGAAAATGATTACACCAAAGAGGAAATGAAAATGGTGAATGAAACCAAGAAAATCTTCAGTGATAATTCCATTGGACTTACTGCAACCTGCGTTCGTTTGCCTGTAATGGGCGGACATTCAGAATCTGTCAATGTTACTTTCGAAAATGATTTTGATGTAGCTGAAGTAAAAGAAATTTTAGCGAATACTCCAGGTATTGTTTTACAGGATGATCCTAAAAACAATGTATATCCATTGCCATTAAATGCGCATGGAAAAGATGAGGTTTTTGTGGGAAGAATCAGAAGAGACGAATCGGCTAAAAACACTTTAAATATGTGGATAGTAGCGGATAACTTGCGAAAAGGTGCGGCTACCAATGCAGTTCAGATTGCAGAATATATGATTGAACACAGCTTAGTTCATCCTTATGGAATTGAGCGTTAA